A stretch of the Photobacterium toruni genome encodes the following:
- a CDS encoding META domain-containing protein: protein MAFKLKKVVIATSVILSALMLQACNDKEATVKAPQQPTAIVKAEKVEMKPLEVSVIYLDRRMLPPGAVLNVTLEDVSLADAPSVTLSSESMDIAGTPPYPVTLNYDANKIKTNHRYNVRATIKVDNKLVMTSTSAVNPFAADAKQPVDVKLDRVAPSQNTTPQANQPTLAGPQWQLVTLSGQAVKPGAGGDSAFIQFDTTTNSVSGFSGCNNFHGALEAQTATTLTLGQAASTRKMCMEGMELEQAFLAALPEFSSYSINNNTLSIKNNNANVIATFKIKQ from the coding sequence ATGGCTTTCAAATTGAAAAAAGTAGTAATAGCAACTTCTGTAATTTTATCAGCATTAATGCTACAAGCATGTAATGATAAAGAAGCGACCGTTAAGGCACCTCAACAACCGACAGCTATTGTTAAAGCCGAGAAAGTCGAGATGAAACCATTAGAAGTCAGTGTTATCTATTTAGATCGTCGTATGTTACCACCAGGTGCAGTATTGAATGTAACACTTGAAGATGTATCTCTTGCAGATGCACCATCGGTAACATTAAGTTCTGAATCCATGGATATTGCAGGTACGCCACCTTATCCTGTGACATTAAATTATGATGCAAATAAAATAAAAACGAATCATCGTTATAATGTACGAGCAACGATAAAGGTCGATAATAAATTAGTTATGACTTCAACATCCGCGGTGAATCCATTTGCGGCAGATGCTAAACAGCCAGTAGATGTTAAATTAGATCGCGTAGCGCCTTCTCAAAATACAACGCCACAAGCAAATCAACCAACACTTGCCGGTCCACAATGGCAATTAGTTACATTATCGGGTCAAGCCGTAAAACCTGGTGCGGGTGGCGATAGTGCATTTATTCAGTTTGATACAACGACGAATAGCGTGAGTGGTTTTTCTGGCTGTAATAATTTTCATGGTGCATTAGAAGCCCAAACAGCAACAACGTTAACACTTGGTCAAGCTGCATCAACACGTAAAATGTGTATGGAAGGGATGGAGTTAGAGCAAGCATTCTTAGCCGCATTACCTGAATTTTCAAGCTATAGTATTAATAATAATACATTAAGTATTAAGAATAATAATGCTAATGTCATTGCAACATTTAAGATAAAGCAATAA
- the potE gene encoding putrescine-ornithine antiporter: MSSNSNKMGLMGLTTIVTVNMMGSGIILLPSSLAATGGIALLAWAVTAIGALAIAYAFAKCGMYCTDDGGMSAYAEKAHGKSSFFIASYTYYVCLVISAVAIAVSCVGYLEYFIPWLKETPIHTFVGVISILIITMFANVKGAKITGQISTITVWGIIIPVLGLSIIGWFWFDTKVFEEAWNPHDISVGSAIYSGMALTLWAFLGIESAGANSGTVENPKRNVPLACMLATVFSAATYIASTTVIQGIIPNDILAKSDSPFGLVFAQMFSPLVGEIITAMAIMACVGSLLGWQFTNAQVSKVAADMRLFPKIFGDLNKYDAPFKGMMIMLAFELILAVMTISPTLLKQFNVLVNLAVFINMVPYVLALTALGIIMKNADVNQKEYKNGIIIGSVAVLYSIYGAYSTGEEAVFYGAIITLLGYFFYGFIASREAVNNKVSS; the protein is encoded by the coding sequence ATGAGTTCAAACAGTAACAAAATGGGACTAATGGGACTAACGACCATAGTTACCGTTAATATGATGGGGTCGGGGATAATATTATTACCCTCAAGTTTAGCTGCAACAGGAGGGATAGCTTTACTCGCATGGGCTGTGACTGCAATAGGTGCATTAGCGATTGCTTATGCATTTGCTAAATGTGGAATGTATTGTACTGATGATGGTGGAATGTCAGCTTATGCTGAAAAAGCACACGGTAAATCCAGTTTTTTTATTGCTTCTTATACTTACTATGTGTGTCTTGTTATTAGTGCTGTTGCAATTGCAGTTTCATGTGTTGGCTATTTGGAATATTTTATTCCGTGGCTAAAAGAAACACCCATTCATACTTTTGTTGGTGTGATTTCTATTTTAATTATTACCATGTTTGCCAATGTAAAAGGCGCTAAAATTACAGGACAAATATCCACAATAACGGTATGGGGAATTATTATTCCAGTGCTGGGGTTATCAATTATTGGTTGGTTCTGGTTTGATACAAAAGTTTTTGAAGAAGCTTGGAACCCGCATGATATCTCGGTTGGTAGTGCGATTTACTCTGGTATGGCGTTAACGTTATGGGCCTTTTTAGGTATTGAATCAGCAGGTGCTAACTCTGGTACTGTTGAAAATCCTAAGCGTAATGTCCCTCTTGCATGTATGTTGGCAACCGTATTTTCTGCAGCAACTTATATCGCTTCAACAACCGTTATTCAAGGGATTATTCCGAATGATATTTTAGCTAAATCGGATTCTCCTTTTGGACTTGTTTTTGCGCAAATGTTTAGTCCGTTAGTGGGCGAAATTATTACTGCAATGGCAATCATGGCGTGTGTTGGTTCATTATTAGGTTGGCAGTTTACTAATGCACAAGTATCTAAAGTTGCTGCAGATATGCGGTTATTCCCTAAAATATTTGGTGATTTAAATAAATATGATGCGCCATTTAAAGGCATGATGATTATGCTGGCATTTGAATTAATTCTCGCAGTTATGACTATTTCTCCAACCTTATTAAAACAATTTAATGTATTAGTGAACTTAGCCGTATTTATAAATATGGTGCCTTATGTATTAGCATTAACTGCTCTTGGTATTATTATGAAGAATGCAGATGTTAATCAAAAAGAATATAAGAACGGTATTATTATTGGTTCAGTTGCGGTTCTTTATAGTATATATGGTGCATATTCTACAGGTGAAGAAGCAGTATTCTATGGTGCTATTATTACGTTACTTGGTTATTTCTTCTATGGATTTATTGCTAGTCGCGAAGCTGTAAATAATAAAGTGTCATCGTGA
- a CDS encoding methyltransferase: MSNYVELFHRLDALLVKNRHFWQFMPFAERGFVWQQNLPFCQWLMALDDDQLQMLGNDIYALTAALMPWIEDAEELTQLTNEIPPLVRTNISIPQGFDNGVPGRKWQQITAFNEVLPSLGIPWLEWCAGKGYLGRVLAISHQQPVTSLEWQQQLCVDGRDAAKQLGLNINFIHADAFSADSDNAINCQQHAVALHACGDLHVSLLQRVVAKKGAAVSISPCCYHLIRQAHYQPISAVAKTSALVLSKHDLRLPLQETVTAGNRVKQLRFVEVSFRLGFDLLQRELSQTDNYLSVPNVQKALLTQGFEAFCRWAAAKRGVSLPADIDFDKWQQLGEKRFRITERMELVRQLFRRPLEIWLALDRACFLEEQGYEVVIGTFCDRPITPRNLLIHAERRDFTDL; this comes from the coding sequence ATGTCTAACTACGTTGAGCTTTTTCATCGCCTTGATGCATTATTGGTAAAAAATCGTCACTTTTGGCAGTTTATGCCGTTTGCTGAACGTGGTTTTGTTTGGCAACAAAATCTCCCATTTTGTCAGTGGTTAATGGCACTTGATGATGATCAATTACAGATGTTGGGTAATGATATTTATGCATTAACAGCAGCATTAATGCCGTGGATTGAAGATGCTGAGGAGTTGACTCAGCTTACAAATGAAATACCGCCATTAGTACGGACTAACATATCGATACCGCAAGGTTTTGATAATGGAGTTCCTGGGCGAAAATGGCAGCAAATTACCGCATTTAACGAGGTGTTACCTTCTTTAGGGATTCCATGGTTAGAGTGGTGTGCTGGTAAAGGTTATCTAGGGCGAGTTTTAGCTATCTCGCATCAACAACCAGTAACGAGCCTAGAGTGGCAGCAGCAATTATGCGTTGATGGTAGAGATGCGGCTAAGCAATTAGGGTTAAATATTAATTTTATACATGCTGATGCCTTTAGTGCAGATAGTGATAATGCGATAAATTGTCAGCAGCATGCTGTTGCATTACATGCCTGTGGTGATTTACATGTATCACTATTACAGCGTGTTGTTGCTAAAAAAGGGGCAGCAGTCAGTATCTCACCTTGTTGCTATCATTTAATTCGTCAAGCGCATTATCAACCTATATCTGCTGTAGCAAAAACAAGTGCATTAGTGTTATCAAAGCATGATTTACGTCTGCCATTACAAGAAACGGTTACTGCGGGTAATCGTGTAAAACAATTACGATTTGTAGAGGTTAGTTTTCGTTTAGGCTTTGATTTATTACAACGTGAGCTAAGCCAAACTGATAATTATCTTTCAGTTCCTAATGTACAAAAAGCATTACTTACACAAGGGTTTGAAGCTTTTTGTCGATGGGCTGCTGCAAAAAGAGGTGTTAGTTTACCCGCTGATATTGATTTTGATAAGTGGCAACAGCTGGGTGAAAAACGATTTAGAATTACTGAACGGATGGAGTTAGTTCGACAATTATTTAGGCGACCTCTTGAAATTTGGCTTGCACTTGATCGTGCGTGTTTTCTTGAAGAGCAAGGATATGAAGTAGTGATTGGTACTTTTTGTGATCGGCCTATTACTCCTCGTAATTTATTGATTCATGCTGAGCGTCGTGATTTCACCGATTTATAA
- the miaE gene encoding tRNA isopentenyl-2-thiomethyl-A-37 hydroxylase MiaE, which yields MDSTQHMVNELLQPINQFLQCNTPDSWINEAIKPDNLIPLLVDHCNCELKASQTAMFMVRKYAVDKQSGAALMAWAKPYEDFVYGGNNRSTTDFHSKKNGLLAPLTPRSDFTHGQELIDKMVRLIKEEFHHFEQVLEIMDKRGIPYSNLHAGRYAKGLMKAVRTHEPATLIDKLIVGAYIEARSCERFAKLAPYLDSELKKFYISLLRSEARHYQDYLTLAEKIAGTNIAERIRVIGTKEAELIMTPDDTFRFHSGVPLAGVTCI from the coding sequence ATGGATAGCACTCAACACATGGTTAATGAACTACTTCAACCTATTAATCAATTTCTTCAATGTAATACTCCTGATAGCTGGATTAATGAAGCTATTAAACCTGACAACCTAATTCCATTATTAGTTGATCATTGCAATTGTGAATTAAAAGCAAGTCAGACGGCGATGTTTATGGTCCGTAAATACGCGGTAGATAAACAAAGTGGCGCAGCACTCATGGCGTGGGCAAAACCGTATGAAGATTTTGTCTATGGCGGAAATAACCGCTCAACAACTGATTTTCATAGTAAGAAAAATGGCTTATTAGCACCATTAACACCCCGTAGTGATTTTACTCACGGACAGGAACTAATCGATAAAATGGTTCGCTTAATTAAAGAAGAATTTCACCATTTTGAACAAGTATTAGAGATAATGGATAAGCGCGGCATTCCTTATAGCAACCTTCATGCTGGACGCTATGCTAAAGGGTTAATGAAAGCCGTACGTACCCATGAGCCAGCCACCTTAATCGATAAATTAATCGTGGGTGCTTATATCGAAGCTCGTTCATGTGAGCGATTTGCTAAACTTGCGCCCTATTTAGATTCCGAATTAAAGAAATTCTATATTTCATTATTACGTTCAGAAGCGCGCCACTATCAAGATTACCTAACACTGGCAGAAAAAATTGCGGGAACAAATATTGCTGAACGTATTCGTGTTATAGGAACAAAAGAAGCCGAATTAATTATGACGCCTGATGACACCTTTCGGTTCCACAGTGGTGTTCCGCTTGCAGGCGTTACTTGTATTTAA
- the tyrP gene encoding tyrosine transporter TyrP → MSLNKTFGSMLIIAGTTIGAGMLALPLASAGLGFTTATIIMVGIWALMTYTALLMLEVHQHADPSATLNTLALELLGRKGQTIATLAMFFLFYALCAAYIAGGGSQLSERISTWTGTTIAPQIGAIIFTIIIASVVSIGTHSVDIVNRILFTAKVIALALMLGLLLPHIQGRHLVEIPLEKGLILSALPVIFTSFGFHGSIPSIVRYIGIDIKALKKIMVFGSALPLVVYILWQLASQGIMGQPQLMANSTLGAFISSLSQLLHNPMVGQSVSIFADLALATSFLGVSLGLFDFLADTLNRNNHLTGRGQTALITFLPPLAFAVFYPQGFIMALGYAAISLVILAIFLPVAMVRAQRKMRQTTNQPSGYIVKGGSLSLAIVTIVGIIIISAQLLQMAGIIPAVG, encoded by the coding sequence ATGTCTTTAAATAAAACATTCGGCAGTATGCTGATCATTGCTGGCACTACAATTGGTGCTGGTATGCTAGCCCTTCCTCTTGCATCTGCAGGATTAGGATTCACAACCGCTACAATTATCATGGTTGGTATTTGGGCGCTAATGACCTACACCGCATTATTAATGTTAGAAGTTCATCAACATGCTGATCCTTCAGCAACACTGAATACATTGGCATTAGAATTATTAGGTCGAAAAGGTCAAACCATCGCAACATTAGCAATGTTCTTCTTATTCTATGCATTGTGTGCTGCTTATATTGCAGGTGGCGGAAGTCAATTAAGTGAAAGAATATCAACGTGGACAGGTACAACAATTGCACCTCAAATTGGTGCCATCATCTTTACGATTATTATTGCAAGTGTGGTATCAATAGGTACACACAGTGTTGATATCGTAAACCGTATCCTTTTTACAGCCAAAGTAATTGCCCTTGCCCTAATGCTTGGATTACTACTTCCTCATATTCAAGGACGACATTTGGTTGAAATACCACTAGAAAAAGGATTAATTCTGTCTGCTTTGCCCGTTATTTTTACCTCTTTTGGCTTTCACGGTAGCATTCCATCGATTGTTCGTTACATTGGAATTGATATTAAAGCTCTGAAGAAAATCATGGTTTTTGGCTCTGCACTACCATTAGTTGTATACATTTTATGGCAATTAGCTAGCCAAGGAATTATGGGACAACCACAGCTAATGGCTAATAGTACCCTTGGCGCGTTTATTAGTAGTTTAAGTCAATTACTTCATAATCCAATGGTCGGTCAATCTGTATCTATTTTTGCAGATTTAGCATTAGCAACTTCATTTCTTGGTGTGAGTTTAGGGTTGTTTGACTTTCTTGCAGATACGCTTAACCGTAATAATCATTTAACGGGTCGAGGACAAACCGCATTAATCACATTTTTGCCTCCTCTAGCGTTTGCAGTGTTCTACCCTCAAGGATTTATTATGGCGTTAGGTTATGCCGCCATTTCATTAGTTATTCTGGCCATATTCTTACCCGTTGCAATGGTTAGAGCGCAACGAAAAATGCGACAGACAACAAACCAACCATCAGGATATATTGTAAAAGGTGGTTCACTGTCTTTAGCTATTGTAACCATCGTCGGCATAATTATTATTAGTGCCCAACTATTACAAATGGCGGGAATAATACCTGCTGTAGGCTAA
- a CDS encoding DNA repair protein: MSIPLVIGLISLLLILIVGYNIIIQYRQRIESAKQQELAKQIAIIDATEELISNASHLPYSKELLVCLNRRILYALETLAEVDTKDRSLKQRIHHVSEQLTHLEMHFDQTNVIPFQVPNSDRQAIGMLQLVKRLKNVLKGEHSKGRIATQAYVSENTRLDSMQLRINIENVVKRANDARLKRQFGTAKQLLKKGIDVLSSRNDAYATKAQQKLQYMLNEIDNNMSISSEQERQQLLDKDNDELDVLFQPKRKW; encoded by the coding sequence ATGAGTATTCCTCTTGTCATTGGCTTAATCAGTCTGCTACTCATTTTAATTGTTGGTTACAATATAATTATTCAATACCGTCAAAGAATAGAAAGTGCCAAACAGCAAGAATTAGCAAAACAAATTGCAATCATTGATGCGACAGAAGAACTTATTAGTAATGCGAGTCATTTGCCCTATAGCAAAGAACTCTTAGTTTGTCTTAATCGGCGAATTCTTTATGCACTTGAAACGCTTGCCGAAGTTGATACAAAAGATCGTTCATTGAAACAACGGATCCATCATGTTAGTGAACAATTAACACACCTAGAAATGCATTTTGATCAAACGAATGTTATCCCTTTTCAGGTTCCTAATTCCGATCGTCAGGCGATTGGTATGCTTCAACTAGTAAAACGATTAAAAAACGTTCTCAAAGGAGAGCATAGTAAAGGTCGTATTGCGACTCAGGCTTATGTCAGTGAAAATACGCGTTTAGATAGCATGCAATTAAGAATAAATATTGAAAATGTTGTTAAACGTGCTAATGACGCCCGCCTAAAACGTCAATTTGGGACAGCAAAACAATTACTAAAAAAAGGCATTGATGTTCTATCATCACGCAATGATGCTTACGCTACTAAAGCACAGCAAAAACTACAATATATGCTTAATGAGATTGATAACAATATGAGCATCAGTAGTGAACAAGAACGTCAACAATTACTGGATAAAGATAATGATGAATTAGATGTACTATTTCAACCAAAGCGGAAATGGTGA
- a CDS encoding putative bifunctional diguanylate cyclase/phosphodiesterase has translation MDPFSPLYYLQNPIWVFDIDNKKILWANDKSLQLWEATSIEELLDRDFNQDMSAAVAATFLEYQQAFKLNKVIKTWWNFSPKNIDQNTLCLFSGIPVDNNRMAMLVEVIADESSLRHDLAFSDCSNLSLLFSNNGDFISANNAFLRNYGDNLIDLSEFIGDTNISQQWLEDTKKNNNFKCNRLCWTGQGHQWFDIEAKWLNDNSQLLLQLINVTKDKEKLNKEKYNAEHDFLTGLMNRRGVSAALKSSHHHLSHYSLLFLDLDGFKLVNDSYGHAAGDKLLRAVAIRLLNIVKDKGLVARFGGDEFIIQIEKRNYTTITDFTDQIIKTLNRPFHIKDIGELSISCSIGTANYPDDANNFDTLVTQADMAMHRAKQRGRNCYYPFLQEMADALYRKMTLRHHLSQALENHDFELYYQPIVNLKNQQLKGFEALIRWHDDSLGQVSPAEFIPLAEETGQIVPLGLWILHNACQQLAYWTQHYDQSFIISINLSRAQLQPSLAQTIEQIISQYNVNPAQLALEITESAMLQDYCETKPCLDALAAMGIELYLDDFGTGYSSLSQLHELPISTVKLDQSFVQGEHASSKVIIEATKAICEKLNLKIVAEGVETQTQLDYINQCGFDYCQGYFFSKPMPVHELEKKYFYTTLLDTSTSSL, from the coding sequence ATGGATCCATTCTCACCGTTATATTATCTCCAAAATCCAATCTGGGTCTTTGATATAGATAATAAAAAAATCCTATGGGCAAATGATAAATCATTGCAATTATGGGAAGCGACATCGATTGAAGAGCTCTTAGATCGTGATTTTAATCAAGATATGTCAGCTGCCGTCGCTGCAACATTTTTAGAATACCAACAAGCATTTAAACTAAATAAAGTGATTAAAACTTGGTGGAATTTTAGTCCTAAAAATATTGATCAAAATACGCTCTGTTTATTTTCAGGGATCCCTGTTGATAATAATCGTATGGCTATGTTAGTTGAAGTTATTGCTGATGAATCCTCATTACGCCATGATCTAGCATTTTCAGACTGTTCAAATCTATCATTACTATTTTCTAATAATGGTGATTTTATTAGTGCTAATAATGCTTTCTTGCGTAATTATGGTGATAATTTAATCGACCTTTCTGAGTTTATTGGTGATACGAATATTTCTCAACAGTGGTTAGAAGATACGAAGAAAAATAATAATTTCAAATGTAATCGCCTATGTTGGACAGGACAAGGCCATCAGTGGTTTGATATTGAAGCTAAATGGCTCAATGACAACTCACAATTATTATTACAATTAATTAATGTCACTAAAGATAAAGAAAAACTCAATAAAGAAAAATACAATGCTGAACATGATTTTCTTACTGGTTTAATGAATCGTCGTGGTGTTTCTGCGGCATTAAAATCCAGCCATCATCATCTATCTCATTACAGTTTACTGTTTCTTGATCTGGATGGTTTTAAACTTGTTAATGATTCTTATGGTCATGCTGCTGGCGATAAATTATTACGAGCAGTTGCAATACGCTTATTAAATATTGTTAAAGATAAAGGTCTTGTCGCACGTTTTGGTGGTGATGAATTTATTATTCAAATAGAAAAGCGTAACTATACAACCATCACTGATTTTACCGACCAAATAATCAAAACGTTAAATCGTCCTTTTCATATTAAAGATATTGGTGAACTCTCTATCAGTTGCAGTATCGGTACGGCAAATTATCCTGATGACGCCAATAATTTTGATACGCTTGTAACACAAGCAGATATGGCAATGCACCGCGCTAAACAACGTGGCCGTAATTGTTACTATCCTTTTTTACAAGAAATGGCTGATGCGCTATATCGTAAAATGACTTTGCGCCATCATTTATCACAAGCACTAGAAAATCATGATTTCGAATTATATTACCAACCAATTGTTAATTTAAAAAATCAACAATTGAAAGGTTTTGAAGCATTGATCCGTTGGCATGATGATTCACTTGGTCAAGTTTCACCAGCAGAGTTTATTCCATTAGCAGAAGAGACAGGACAAATTGTACCGTTAGGGTTATGGATTTTGCACAACGCGTGTCAGCAACTAGCCTATTGGACTCAACATTATGACCAATCTTTTATTATCAGTATTAATTTATCACGAGCACAATTACAGCCAAGCCTTGCGCAAACCATTGAACAGATTATTAGCCAATATAATGTTAATCCCGCACAACTTGCATTAGAAATTACTGAATCAGCAATGCTACAAGATTACTGTGAAACAAAACCTTGTTTAGATGCATTAGCTGCAATGGGAATTGAATTATATTTAGATGATTTTGGTACTGGCTATTCTTCATTATCACAGCTACATGAACTTCCCATTAGCACAGTGAAACTTGATCAAAGCTTTGTTCAAGGCGAACATGCAAGTAGTAAAGTTATTATTGAAGCAACAAAAGCTATTTGTGAAAAATTGAATTTAAAAATTGTTGCTGAAGGCGTAGAAACACAAACTCAACTTGATTATATCAATCAATGTGGTTTTGATTACTGCCAAGGATATTTCTTTAGTAAACCAATGCCAGTACATGAACTTGAAAAGAAATATTTTTATACCACTCTACTCGATACCTCAACATCATCACTCTGA
- a CDS encoding CinA family nicotinamide mononucleotide deamidase-related protein, which yields MLSVVMISTGEEVLYGDITDTNAAWLSAQFFEQGFAMTRRVTVGDNYEALAKEIEICSLSADIVIVNGGLGPTSDDLTAASAAMAANVGLEQSDAWVDEMTAKYKQVGRVMPIANLKQAMLPEGAELIDNPVGTACGFMMQLNRAWLFFTPGVPSEFKVMVKDKILPRLQTMFDVTDRKVCHRFYTYGLSESSISDLFQSLVLPDGCCLGYRSSLPFIEIKLFAPQDDSQAPVLLSKMVELLGDNIVGENCDLLNTIANLLPKDATLALSEQSSGGFAINWLQDVPSLSARLAVSEVMADNIDDHACAEELSTLIALRAQRLHLHAPATYLLTTGPSVTGDGFMLGLTTPDGCWCQQLIFKRQYNNYDRRWIISTILFDMLRRHLQGKNVFGGYESLDRIASEYL from the coding sequence ATGCTTAGTGTTGTGATGATCAGTACGGGTGAAGAAGTACTGTATGGTGATATTACGGATACTAATGCAGCATGGTTATCAGCACAGTTTTTTGAACAAGGCTTTGCGATGACGCGCAGAGTGACTGTGGGCGATAACTATGAAGCATTAGCAAAAGAAATTGAAATATGTAGTTTAAGTGCTGATATTGTGATTGTGAATGGTGGTTTAGGACCAACATCTGATGATCTCACTGCGGCATCTGCAGCTATGGCTGCTAATGTTGGTCTTGAGCAATCAGATGCTTGGGTTGATGAAATGACCGCGAAATATAAGCAAGTGGGACGAGTGATGCCTATTGCTAATCTTAAACAAGCGATGTTACCTGAAGGTGCTGAATTAATTGATAACCCAGTAGGTACTGCATGTGGGTTTATGATGCAATTGAATCGTGCGTGGTTGTTTTTTACTCCGGGTGTACCAAGTGAATTTAAGGTCATGGTAAAGGATAAAATATTACCACGTCTACAAACGATGTTTGATGTAACAGACCGTAAGGTTTGCCACCGTTTCTACACTTATGGCTTATCCGAATCAAGTATTAGCGATTTGTTTCAATCATTAGTTCTGCCTGATGGATGTTGCTTAGGCTATCGTTCATCGCTGCCATTTATTGAAATAAAGTTATTTGCGCCTCAAGATGATAGTCAAGCGCCGGTGTTATTATCAAAAATGGTCGAGTTACTTGGCGATAATATTGTTGGTGAAAATTGTGACTTGCTAAATACGATTGCGAACTTATTACCTAAGGATGCCACTCTTGCATTATCAGAACAAAGCTCTGGTGGGTTTGCGATTAATTGGTTACAAGATGTACCGTCATTAAGTGCAAGATTAGCGGTGAGCGAGGTTATGGCTGATAATATTGATGATCATGCTTGTGCTGAAGAGTTATCAACATTAATTGCATTACGGGCACAAAGGTTACATTTACACGCGCCAGCAACTTATCTTCTTACAACAGGTCCATCAGTTACGGGGGATGGGTTTATGTTAGGTCTTACTACCCCTGATGGTTGTTGGTGTCAGCAGTTAATATTTAAGCGTCAATATAATAATTATGATCGACGTTGGATTATCTCAACCATATTGTTTGATATGTTACGTCGTCATTTACAGGGCAAAAATGTATTTGGTGGTTATGAATCACTTGATCGCATTGCAAGTGAGTATTTATAG
- the cysB gene encoding HTH-type transcriptional regulator CysB → MKLQQLRYIVEVVNHNLNVSSTAESLYTSQPGISKQVRLLEDELGIQIFERSGKHLTKVTSAGEDIVRISRDILSRVESIKAVAGEHTHPEMGTLNIATTHTQARYALPHVIQGFTHRFPKVSLHMHQGTPTQIADAVGKGNSDFAIATEALHLYQDMIMLPCYYWNRSIVVRKDHPLATKQTITIHDLAAYSLVTYVFGFTGRSELDSAFNRSGLTPRIVFTATDADVIKTYVRLGLGVGVIASMAMDPDADDDLVAIDASHIFESSTTMIGFKKGTFLRTYMYDFMERFAPHLTRNVVDQAIALKNAAEINDMFASMDLPMR, encoded by the coding sequence ATGAAATTACAACAATTACGTTATATCGTTGAGGTCGTAAATCATAACCTCAATGTTTCATCAACGGCTGAGAGTTTATATACCTCTCAACCGGGTATTAGTAAGCAAGTGCGTTTATTGGAAGATGAATTAGGCATTCAAATTTTTGAACGTAGCGGTAAACATTTAACTAAAGTCACATCTGCAGGCGAAGATATCGTACGAATCTCTCGTGATATTTTATCGCGTGTTGAAAGTATCAAAGCCGTCGCCGGTGAACATACTCACCCTGAAATGGGTACGCTGAATATTGCAACTACACATACTCAAGCACGTTATGCACTTCCACATGTTATTCAAGGGTTTACACATCGATTTCCAAAAGTGTCATTACACATGCACCAAGGAACGCCGACTCAAATTGCCGATGCTGTAGGTAAAGGTAATTCTGATTTTGCAATAGCGACAGAAGCGTTACACTTATATCAAGATATGATTATGCTACCTTGTTATTATTGGAATCGCTCAATTGTGGTACGTAAAGATCATCCTCTTGCAACTAAACAAACTATTACTATTCATGATTTAGCCGCTTATTCATTAGTGACTTATGTCTTTGGTTTTACGGGACGTTCAGAACTTGATAGTGCTTTCAATCGCTCAGGTTTAACACCAAGAATAGTGTTTACTGCAACAGATGCAGACGTTATTAAAACTTATGTACGCTTGGGGCTTGGCGTTGGAGTCATTGCGAGTATGGCGATGGATCCTGATGCCGATGATGATTTAGTTGCCATTGATGCTAGCCATATTTTTGAGTCAAGTACGACGATGATAGGCTTTAAGAAGGGAACTTTTTTACGTACCTATATGTATGATTTTATGGAGCGTTTTGCGCCTCATCTTACCCGTAATGTTGTTGATCAGGCTATCGCTTTAAAAAATGCGGCAGAAATAAATGACATGTTTGCTTCAATGGATTTACCGATGAGATAA